From the genome of Pseudomonadota bacterium, one region includes:
- the hemE gene encoding uroporphyrinogen decarboxylase, giving the protein MPPTDARPKRLLNAYRRRPTDCTPVWLMRQAGRYQASYRAIRQRVSFFELCRDPDLASQVTVAAVEELGVDAAIIFSDILVPVVAMGVGVELTEEGPRITPPVRDRAAIEALQVFDPAEKLPFLLEAIRRTNRALAGRVPLLGFAGAPLTLASYLVEGGQSRHFIQLKRLLFGDPVSAHLLLDKLATMVVSHLRAQVEAGCHAVQVFDTWAGILSPDDYRELCLPHLQRIFAELQPLGVPRILFGTNTAPLLELLRESGADVIGVDWRIDLAEARRSLGPALALQGNLDPCCLWLDEPALERRVHRVLQQAGPAEGYVFNLGHGVLPGTPPERVRFLVETVHRLSARPGPATP; this is encoded by the coding sequence ATGCCGCCAACCGACGCCCGCCCGAAGCGCCTGCTCAACGCCTATCGCCGCCGACCGACCGACTGCACGCCGGTCTGGTTGATGCGCCAGGCGGGCCGCTACCAGGCGTCCTACCGCGCGATTCGCCAGCGCGTCTCGTTCTTCGAGCTCTGTCGCGACCCGGACCTGGCGTCCCAAGTCACGGTCGCCGCCGTCGAGGAGCTCGGCGTCGACGCCGCGATCATCTTCTCCGACATCCTCGTGCCGGTCGTGGCGATGGGGGTCGGCGTGGAGCTGACCGAGGAGGGCCCGCGCATCACGCCGCCCGTGCGCGACCGCGCCGCGATCGAGGCGCTGCAGGTCTTCGATCCCGCTGAGAAGCTCCCCTTCCTCTTGGAGGCGATTCGCCGCACCAACCGCGCGCTCGCGGGGCGCGTGCCGCTGCTCGGCTTTGCCGGCGCGCCCCTGACCTTGGCCAGCTACCTGGTCGAGGGGGGACAATCGCGCCATTTCATCCAGCTCAAGCGGCTGCTCTTCGGCGACCCGGTCAGCGCCCACCTGCTGCTCGACAAGCTGGCGACGATGGTCGTAAGCCACCTCCGGGCCCAGGTCGAGGCGGGCTGCCACGCGGTTCAGGTCTTCGATACCTGGGCCGGCATTCTTTCGCCGGACGACTATCGCGAGCTCTGTCTGCCCCATCTCCAACGGATCTTCGCCGAGCTGCAACCCCTCGGGGTGCCCCGCATCCTCTTCGGCACGAACACCGCGCCGCTGCTCGAGCTGCTGCGCGAAAGCGGCGCCGACGTGATCGGCGTCGACTGGCGGATTGACCTGGCCGAGGCACGGCGCTCGCTCGGCCCCGCGTTGGCGCTGCAGGGCAACCTCGATCCCTGCTGCCTCTGGCTCGATGAGCCGGCGCTGGAGCGGCGCGTCCACCGCGTGCTGCAGCAGGCTGGACCGGCCGAGGGCTACGTCTTTAACCTCGGCCATGGCGTCCTGCCGGGCACGCCACCCGAGCGCGTGCGCTTCCTCGTCGAGACCGTCCATCGTCTCAGCGCGCGCCCCGGCCCCGCGACGCCCTGA
- the hemG gene encoding protoporphyrinogen oxidase translates to MQPARRIVIVGGGISGLAVAWALRQRGERASDLPPPEVVVVERDARPGGKILSERVGGFLCEWGPNGFLDREPATLELCSELGLGDELLPATAAFAKRYIYRAERLHVAAAHPLRFLASDLLPWRAKLRLLREPWVAARRPDDARDESVLAFAARRIGPLAARLLIDPMQSGIYAGDPARLSVASCFPRVVEIERQYGSLIRGLVALRRERRRGGAPGDPRKPSATPGAGPSGHLTSLRSGLQLLPDTLARRLGSALKCGQDIERVTRSPSGDLWRVHRRGRPPLLAEVLVLACPAHAAAALLDGVDANLAASLRGIDYAPLAVAALGYRREQVRHPLDGFGFLAPRNEGLRLLGTLWDSTIFGRRAPAGHVLLRAMVGGARDRAITTLAPEAIALAAHEALRPLLGIDGPPVLAEAVVHQRAIPQYNLGHRERVAQLTARLGTQPGLVLAGNALHGVGINDCARNARRVAAEALAQLARPSLPLAPPSETC, encoded by the coding sequence ATGCAGCCCGCGCGTCGCATCGTCATCGTCGGCGGTGGCATCTCGGGCCTGGCCGTGGCGTGGGCCCTGCGCCAGCGGGGCGAGCGGGCCTCCGACCTGCCGCCGCCCGAGGTCGTCGTCGTCGAGCGCGACGCTCGCCCGGGCGGAAAGATTCTCAGCGAACGCGTCGGCGGCTTCCTCTGCGAGTGGGGGCCCAACGGTTTCCTCGACCGCGAGCCGGCCACGCTCGAGCTCTGTAGCGAGCTCGGCCTCGGCGATGAGCTCCTTCCCGCCACCGCCGCCTTCGCCAAGCGTTACATCTACCGCGCCGAGCGGCTGCACGTCGCCGCGGCCCACCCGCTGCGCTTTCTCGCGTCCGACCTGCTGCCCTGGCGCGCCAAGCTGCGCCTGCTGCGAGAACCCTGGGTCGCTGCGCGCCGGCCGGACGATGCAAGGGACGAGTCCGTGCTGGCCTTCGCCGCGCGCCGCATCGGTCCACTGGCCGCGCGCCTGCTAATCGATCCGATGCAGTCGGGCATCTACGCCGGGGACCCGGCGCGGCTCAGCGTGGCGAGCTGCTTCCCGCGCGTCGTCGAAATCGAGCGCCAGTACGGCAGCCTGATCCGCGGTCTGGTCGCCTTGCGGCGCGAGCGGCGGCGGGGCGGCGCCCCTGGCGACCCGCGGAAGCCGTCCGCCACGCCCGGGGCCGGACCGAGCGGCCACCTAACGAGCCTGCGATCCGGCCTCCAGCTCCTTCCAGACACCCTGGCGCGGCGGCTCGGCTCGGCGCTCAAGTGCGGACAAGACATCGAGCGGGTGACGCGCAGCCCCAGCGGCGACCTCTGGCGGGTACACCGCCGGGGGCGGCCCCCGCTGCTGGCGGAGGTGCTGGTCTTGGCCTGTCCGGCCCACGCCGCGGCGGCGCTGCTCGACGGCGTCGACGCGAACCTGGCGGCGTCGCTGCGGGGAATCGACTACGCGCCCCTCGCGGTCGCGGCGCTCGGCTACCGGCGCGAGCAGGTCCGCCATCCCCTCGACGGCTTCGGCTTCCTCGCGCCTCGAAACGAGGGACTGCGCCTGCTCGGGACGCTCTGGGACTCGACGATCTTCGGCCGCCGCGCCCCCGCCGGCCATGTGCTGCTGCGCGCGATGGTCGGCGGTGCGCGCGACCGCGCGATCACCACGCTCGCGCCAGAGGCGATCGCGCTCGCCGCCCACGAGGCGCTGCGCCCCCTGCTCGGCATCGACGGCCCACCCGTGTTGGCCGAGGCCGTGGTCCATCAGCGCGCGATTCCGCAGTACAACCTGGGCCATCGCGAGCGCGTAGCCCAGCTGACCGCCCGGCTCGGGACCCAGCCTGGCCTGGTCCTCGCGGGAAACGCGCTGCATGGCGTCGGGATCAACGACTGCGCGCGCAACGCCAGGCGCGTGGCCGCAGAGGCGCTCGCCCAGCTCGCACGCCCGAGCCTTCCGCTGGCACCGCCCAGCGAAACATGCTAG
- a CDS encoding bifunctional riboflavin kinase/FAD synthetase, with product MQLYPSLAALGDAIASPTVAPTVVVGNFDGVHRGHQALLSHARALATAERGMVVALTFEPHPTRFFAAASAPPLLTTRSQQLALLAAHGVDITVIEPFDAAFAALSPRAFAERALVQALGARHVVVGVGFVFGQRRAGTVEALRLLGAELGFTTHGLEPARSEGTIISSTRVRELVVRGDLPGAARLLGRCYALTGRVERGAGRGGTIGVPTANLQPDNELLPARGVYAARATLPDGSTYGAAVNIGHAPTFARHGAPLVEAHLLEFQGQLLGQQLELTFVERLREEERFPSAEALVAAIRRDLTRARACLARSTEPAPE from the coding sequence ATGCAACTTTACCCCTCACTTGCTGCGCTCGGCGACGCGATCGCGTCGCCAACCGTCGCGCCAACCGTCGTCGTTGGTAACTTCGACGGCGTGCATCGCGGGCACCAGGCCTTGCTCTCGCACGCACGAGCCCTCGCGACCGCCGAGCGTGGGATGGTCGTGGCGCTGACCTTCGAACCGCATCCGACGCGCTTCTTTGCCGCCGCGTCGGCCCCACCGCTGCTGACGACGCGCTCGCAGCAACTCGCGCTGCTCGCGGCCCACGGCGTCGACATCACGGTGATCGAGCCCTTCGACGCGGCCTTCGCCGCGTTGAGCCCGCGCGCCTTCGCGGAGCGAGCGTTGGTGCAGGCCCTGGGGGCGCGCCACGTCGTGGTCGGCGTCGGCTTCGTCTTCGGGCAACGCCGCGCCGGCACCGTCGAGGCCCTGCGCCTGCTTGGCGCCGAGCTCGGCTTCACGACCCACGGTCTCGAGCCTGCACGCAGCGAGGGGACCATCATCTCGAGCACCCGGGTGCGAGAGCTGGTCGTGCGCGGCGATCTGCCGGGCGCCGCCAGACTGCTCGGCCGGTGCTACGCCCTTACCGGCAGGGTCGAGCGCGGCGCCGGGCGCGGAGGCACCATCGGTGTGCCAACAGCCAACCTCCAGCCCGATAACGAGCTGCTGCCCGCCCGCGGGGTCTACGCCGCACGCGCCACGCTGCCGGACGGGAGCACCTACGGGGCGGCGGTCAACATCGGCCACGCTCCGACCTTTGCCCGCCACGGAGCACCCCTCGTCGAAGCGCATCTGCTGGAGTTCCAGGGCCAGCTCCTCGGCCAGCAGCTCGAGCTCACCTTCGTCGAGCGCCTGCGAGAGGAGGAGCGCTTTCCCTCGGCCGAGGCGCTGGTGGCCGCGATTCGCCGCGACCTGACCAGGGCGCGAGCGTGCTTGGCGCGCTCGACAGAGCCGGCACCCGAGTAG
- a CDS encoding 4-hydroxy-tetrahydrodipicolinate synthase, which produces MFRGAITALVTPMRGGQLDLDGLRALVELQITEGIDGLVACGTTGETPTLDVNEQALVIRTVVEQTKRRVPVLAGAGANATAQAIALSRAAAECGADGLLHVTPYYNKPTQAGLLAHFRALSVASSLPIVLYNVPGRTGCDLLPETVAELAQHERIVGLKEASGSIVRGQQVIAACQRVRKDFSVLSGDDPLALALTAVGGQGVISVISNVAPKLMAQLVRLASESQIAEARAIHYRLLRLMELLFCESNPIPIKAAVALLGFGANELRLPLLPLSGAKLEELSAELKRLGIAQ; this is translated from the coding sequence ATGTTCAGAGGAGCCATAACCGCGCTGGTCACGCCGATGCGCGGCGGGCAGCTCGATCTCGACGGGCTGCGCGCCCTGGTCGAGCTGCAGATCACCGAGGGCATCGACGGTCTGGTCGCCTGCGGCACCACGGGCGAGACGCCGACGCTGGACGTCAACGAGCAAGCGCTGGTGATTCGCACCGTCGTTGAGCAGACGAAACGTCGCGTCCCCGTGCTCGCTGGCGCCGGCGCCAACGCGACGGCGCAGGCGATCGCGCTCAGCCGGGCGGCCGCCGAATGCGGCGCCGACGGCCTGCTCCACGTTACGCCCTACTACAACAAGCCGACCCAGGCGGGGCTCCTGGCGCACTTCCGCGCGCTCAGCGTCGCCTCGAGCCTGCCGATCGTCCTCTATAACGTGCCCGGACGCACGGGCTGCGATCTCCTGCCGGAGACGGTCGCCGAGCTGGCGCAGCACGAGCGAATCGTCGGGCTGAAGGAGGCCAGCGGATCGATTGTCCGCGGCCAGCAGGTCATCGCCGCCTGCCAGCGCGTGCGCAAGGACTTCAGCGTGCTCTCGGGCGACGATCCGCTCGCGCTCGCGCTGACGGCGGTCGGCGGCCAGGGGGTCATCTCCGTCATCTCGAACGTCGCACCCAAGCTGATGGCGCAGCTCGTGCGCCTGGCCAGCGAGTCGCAAATCGCCGAGGCGCGCGCGATCCACTACCGCCTGCTGCGGCTGATGGAGCTGCTCTTTTGCGAAAGCAATCCGATCCCGATCAAGGCCGCCGTGGCGCTGCTCGGGTTCGGTGCCAACGAGCTCCGCCTGCCGCTGCTTCCGCTGAGCGGGGCGAAGCTGGAGGAACTCAGCGCCGAGCTCAAGCGGCTCGGGATCGCCCAGTGA
- a CDS encoding 4-hydroxy-tetrahydrodipicolinate reductase, with protein sequence MTGVAIVGCGGRMGQALLRALDGAPELRLVAAVEVAGAPTLGQDAAMTAGLPPCGVLVADDLGAALARCDVVIDFSAPAASLLTAEAVARRGTAVALVTGTTGLDADQRRALREAATRSAIVHAPNMSVGVNVLLRLAADAARLLGPDFDLEIVEAHHRHKQDAPSGTAARLAEVLAAATADQGPLGERACHGRHGLASRRPREIGIHALRGGDIVGDHTVLYCADGERIELTHRASSRQTFAQGALRAARWVAGRPAGLYDMQDVLGLAPNAALPPV encoded by the coding sequence GTGACCGGCGTGGCGATCGTCGGCTGCGGGGGGCGCATGGGCCAGGCGCTGCTGCGGGCGCTCGACGGCGCCCCCGAGCTGCGCCTCGTCGCCGCCGTCGAGGTCGCCGGCGCGCCGACCCTGGGCCAGGACGCCGCGATGACCGCGGGCCTGCCGCCCTGCGGCGTGTTGGTCGCGGACGACCTCGGCGCGGCCCTCGCCCGTTGCGACGTGGTGATCGACTTCAGCGCTCCAGCCGCGAGCCTGCTGACCGCCGAGGCCGTGGCGCGGCGCGGCACCGCGGTCGCCCTGGTCACCGGCACGACCGGTCTGGACGCGGACCAACGCCGAGCGTTGCGCGAGGCGGCGACGCGCAGCGCGATCGTCCATGCCCCGAACATGAGCGTCGGGGTCAACGTGCTGCTGCGCCTCGCCGCGGACGCGGCGCGCTTGCTCGGCCCGGACTTCGACCTCGAGATCGTCGAGGCCCACCATCGACATAAGCAGGACGCCCCCTCCGGCACGGCCGCGCGGCTGGCCGAGGTCCTGGCGGCGGCGACGGCGGACCAGGGGCCGCTGGGCGAGCGCGCGTGCCACGGCCGCCATGGGCTCGCCAGCCGGCGCCCGCGGGAGATCGGCATTCACGCGCTGCGCGGTGGCGACATCGTCGGCGACCACACCGTGCTCTACTGCGCCGACGGTGAACGGATCGAGCTGACCCACCGCGCCTCGAGCCGCCAGACCTTCGCCCAGGGCGCCCTGCGCGCCGCGCGCTGGGTCGCCGGCCGGCCGGCAGGCCTCTACGACATGCAAGACGTCCTCGGCCTGGCTCCAAACGCGGCCCTGCCGCCAGTCTGA
- a CDS encoding methyltransferase domain-containing protein: MMDDRLWAERLVRYQYLEALVAQRRVLELGCGLGRATAFLARVAAQVVGVDVATPELALAWKGYPEANLSFVGGDGAAPGQVDASFDLALVPELQRWIARGSLLSELQRVLRPGGIAVFVVPSADVGTAPGLSYGDLLDYLEQSFEHVRILGEIPFLGRTMADFSPAGEPEAALDCSLIGEDEPPSHYLALCSDRALEALPYTVLQLPLASWEDEPLWLRDQLARAGQERDRAVQRAEAHQRELQQLQLRVAAGARQQADLQRVHEERDDLREQLEALRRLQVLAGPRRERGGALAVGAAPELGTGRSAGEGASAGAAPELDRERRRAEEERARHEALQLRMTELRGQLVQQRQRGDVAERARAGALAELEPLRRRAERAEQRCDALVDHIEQGAAEATRLQQRVAELQALRQNDQWRVDELQGRVAEAELRLVAAPPRAGAEAPGAPAGEAAGVVPPASSVTPPAITDRGQLETLIEGAGLHQREAEAWRSQRAELEATNARLRQERAELALQLERCGAEGKAADARAERYREELSELARRLAQAEGELKRYGRDAEVLRR, translated from the coding sequence ATGATGGACGACAGGCTGTGGGCGGAGCGGCTCGTGCGCTACCAGTACCTTGAGGCGCTCGTGGCGCAGCGGCGCGTCTTGGAGCTTGGCTGTGGCCTGGGCCGCGCCACGGCCTTCCTTGCCCGCGTCGCGGCGCAGGTGGTCGGCGTCGACGTGGCGACGCCGGAGCTGGCGCTGGCCTGGAAGGGCTATCCCGAGGCGAACCTCTCCTTTGTCGGCGGCGACGGCGCCGCGCCCGGACAGGTCGATGCCAGCTTCGACCTGGCGCTTGTTCCCGAGCTGCAGCGCTGGATCGCGCGTGGATCGTTGCTCTCCGAGTTGCAGCGCGTCTTGCGACCGGGCGGGATCGCCGTCTTCGTCGTCCCCAGCGCTGATGTGGGCACGGCGCCGGGCCTGAGCTACGGCGACCTCCTCGATTACCTCGAGCAGTCGTTCGAGCACGTACGGATCTTGGGCGAGATCCCCTTCCTCGGGCGCACGATGGCGGATTTCTCCCCGGCGGGCGAACCGGAGGCCGCGCTCGATTGCTCGCTGATCGGCGAAGACGAGCCGCCCTCACATTACCTGGCGCTCTGCAGCGATCGCGCCCTGGAGGCGCTGCCCTACACCGTCCTGCAGCTTCCCCTCGCGAGCTGGGAGGACGAGCCGCTCTGGTTGAGGGACCAGCTCGCGCGTGCGGGGCAGGAGCGCGATCGGGCGGTGCAGCGTGCGGAGGCCCACCAGCGTGAGCTGCAGCAGCTGCAGCTGCGCGTGGCGGCCGGCGCGCGCCAGCAAGCCGACCTCCAGCGCGTCCACGAGGAGCGCGACGATCTGCGCGAGCAGCTCGAGGCGCTGCGGCGCTTGCAGGTGCTCGCCGGGCCGCGTCGCGAGCGCGGCGGGGCGCTCGCGGTCGGCGCGGCGCCGGAGCTCGGGACGGGGCGCTCGGCGGGCGAGGGTGCTTCGGCTGGCGCCGCGCCTGAGCTCGACCGCGAGCGACGCCGCGCGGAGGAGGAGCGCGCGCGGCACGAGGCGCTGCAGCTGCGGATGACCGAGCTGCGCGGACAGCTCGTGCAGCAGCGGCAGCGCGGCGACGTTGCCGAGCGGGCCCGCGCGGGCGCGCTGGCCGAGCTGGAGCCGCTGCGTCGTCGCGCCGAGCGCGCCGAGCAGCGCTGTGACGCGCTGGTCGACCACATCGAGCAGGGTGCCGCCGAGGCGACGCGGCTGCAGCAGCGCGTGGCCGAGCTGCAGGCGCTGCGGCAGAACGACCAGTGGCGCGTGGACGAGCTGCAGGGGCGGGTCGCCGAGGCGGAGCTGCGCCTGGTTGCCGCGCCGCCGCGCGCCGGCGCCGAGGCGCCGGGGGCGCCGGCAGGCGAGGCAGCGGGGGTCGTGCCGCCGGCGTCGAGCGTGACACCGCCGGCGATCACCGATCGCGGTCAGCTCGAGACCCTGATCGAGGGGGCCGGGCTGCACCAGCGGGAGGCAGAGGCTTGGCGCAGCCAGCGCGCCGAGCTGGAGGCGACGAACGCGCGCCTGCGTCAGGAGCGGGCGGAGCTCGCGCTGCAGCTCGAGCGTTGCGGCGCGGAGGGCAAGGCCGCGGACGCCCGGGCCGAGCGTTATCGCGAGGAGCTCAGTGAGCTCGCGCGGCGGCTGGCCCAGGCCGAGGGCGAGCTCAAGCGCTACGGTCGCGACGCTGAGGTGCTGCGGCGCTGA
- a CDS encoding sensor histidine kinase, translating into MILPALGRESTTVGHLQERFELRAQALFYARLAQMAVLLLVLAVPAWRRALHIPVPYAVYGYLALLAMHALSYLWVGRRAARAVLFASLCFDLLGLVWVAIASGGLKSPVMATQVVFTMIFALLFPSPLAIVPPLLMLPIVAWSDQILGLQRLPVDVLLLLWYAALNITVVYVVVYLEGRERIALSEVLRLQRERRQRELVHQRKGIAREIHDGVGAALSGIVLQAEYLEGRTDPGEVRQELSQLREAAVEGMEELRRAVSLLRREFELTSSVAAYAATFASRHHLPVATEVRGVEPELEAETELALFRIVQEALANVARHARARSASVLLEFSAGAAKLVVRDDGCGFSGAEAPKVGHYGLRSMHERARRIGGELSVESTLGVGTVVTLKLALRGDGARR; encoded by the coding sequence GTGATCCTGCCAGCGCTGGGCCGCGAGTCCACCACCGTCGGTCATCTTCAGGAGCGCTTCGAGCTGCGGGCGCAGGCGCTCTTTTACGCGCGTCTGGCGCAGATGGCGGTCTTGCTGCTGGTGCTCGCCGTGCCCGCCTGGCGCCGAGCCCTGCACATCCCCGTGCCCTACGCTGTCTATGGCTATCTGGCGCTGCTCGCCATGCATGCGCTGAGCTATCTCTGGGTTGGACGTCGCGCTGCGCGCGCGGTGCTCTTTGCCTCACTCTGCTTCGACCTGCTGGGTCTGGTCTGGGTGGCGATCGCCAGCGGCGGGCTGAAGAGTCCGGTGATGGCGACCCAGGTCGTGTTCACGATGATCTTCGCGCTCCTCTTTCCGTCGCCGCTGGCGATCGTTCCGCCGCTGCTGATGTTGCCGATCGTCGCCTGGTCGGATCAGATCCTCGGCCTGCAGCGCCTTCCGGTCGACGTGCTGCTGCTGCTGTGGTACGCGGCGCTGAACATCACGGTGGTCTACGTCGTGGTCTATCTCGAGGGGCGCGAACGGATCGCCCTGAGCGAGGTGCTGCGGCTGCAGCGGGAGCGCCGCCAGCGTGAGCTGGTGCACCAGCGCAAGGGCATCGCGCGCGAGATCCACGACGGCGTCGGCGCCGCGCTCTCGGGCATTGTCCTGCAGGCGGAGTACCTCGAGGGGCGGACCGATCCCGGCGAGGTTCGGCAGGAGCTGAGCCAGCTGCGCGAGGCCGCGGTGGAGGGCATGGAAGAGCTGCGGCGCGCGGTGTCGCTGCTGCGGCGTGAGTTCGAGCTGACCAGCTCAGTGGCGGCCTACGCCGCGACCTTCGCCAGTCGCCACCACCTTCCCGTGGCGACCGAGGTGCGCGGCGTCGAGCCGGAGCTCGAGGCTGAGACGGAGCTCGCGCTCTTTCGTATCGTGCAGGAGGCGCTGGCCAACGTGGCGCGACACGCGCGTGCGCGCAGCGCCTCCGTCTTGCTCGAGTTCAGCGCTGGCGCGGCGAAGCTGGTCGTGCGCGACGATGGTTGCGGCTTTAGCGGCGCCGAGGCGCCCAAGGTCGGACACTATGGGCTACGCAGCATGCACGAGCGCGCGCGACGCATCGGGGGCGAGCTGAGCGTGGAAAGCACGCTCGGCGTCGGCACCGTCGTTACGCTGAAGCTGGCGCTGCGCGGCGACGGTGCGCGGCGATGA
- a CDS encoding PilZ domain-containing protein gives MVETPTTETERRSSTRRPYHVPVRIHVRGPDYTDSFVLHAADVSDGGLFLRSDWLFDHGERLDLEFEAEGGERQRRLGRVVRVVASPQPRASGMAVGLADRFWTSGDAGDACVA, from the coding sequence ATGGTCGAGACGCCCACGACGGAAACCGAGCGCCGGAGCAGCACGCGGCGGCCCTATCATGTCCCTGTGCGCATCCACGTGCGCGGCCCGGACTACACTGACTCCTTCGTGCTCCACGCCGCGGATGTCAGCGATGGTGGCCTCTTCCTGCGCAGCGACTGGCTCTTCGACCATGGCGAGCGGCTCGACCTCGAGTTCGAGGCCGAGGGCGGCGAGCGTCAGCGCCGCCTGGGTCGGGTCGTCCGCGTCGTCGCCAGCCCGCAGCCGCGCGCCTCAGGGATGGCGGTGGGGCTGGCCGACCGGTTCTGGACGTCCGGCGACGCCGGTGATGCCTGCGTGGCCTGA
- a CDS encoding acylphosphatase, with the protein MKQIKQTEQLKQLRVSVVGRVQGVYFRASARDVARRLGLRGWVRNRPDGTVELLAEGTEDALGQLLAWCRRGPPAAEVERVEAQWAEASAEEDAFAIRH; encoded by the coding sequence ATGAAGCAGATCAAGCAGACCGAGCAGCTGAAGCAACTGCGCGTCTCGGTGGTCGGCAGGGTACAGGGCGTCTACTTCCGCGCCAGCGCGCGCGACGTCGCTCGGCGCCTGGGGCTCCGGGGCTGGGTACGCAATCGGCCCGACGGTACCGTTGAGCTGCTCGCCGAGGGGACCGAGGACGCGCTCGGCCAGCTCCTCGCCTGGTGTCGCCGCGGGCCACCGGCGGCCGAGGTCGAGCGGGTCGAGGCGCAGTGGGCCGAGGCCAGCGCTGAGGAGGACGCCTTCGCCATCCGGCATTGA
- the rho gene encoding transcription termination factor Rho, translating to MSAPDPLNLTELKRMAIKDLTHRAHEMGIDGASNMRRQELIFALLQAQADAKGDIYGEGVLETLPDGFGFLRAPDYNYLPGPDDIYVSPSQIRRFQLRTGDTVSGQIRPPKDSERYFALLKVEDLNMEPPDAARDKILFDNLTPLYPNERLNLEHDQKNHSTRIIDLLVPIGKGQRCLIVSPPRAGKTVLLQNIANAITHNHPEVVLIVLLIDERPEEVTDMQRSVKGEVISSTFDEPASRHVQVAEMVIEKAKRLVEHRKDVVILLDSITRLARAYNTVVPPSGKILSGGVDSNALHKPKRFFGAARNIEEGGSLTIIGTALVDTGSRMDEVIFEEFKGTGNSEIHLDRKLMEKRIFPCLDINKSSTRKEELLLQLSVLHRVWILRQLLHPLNVIDSMEFLLDKVSKTQTNQEFLDSMSG from the coding sequence ATGTCAGCGCCCGATCCCCTTAACCTCACAGAGCTCAAGCGCATGGCCATCAAGGACCTCACCCACCGAGCCCATGAAATGGGCATCGATGGGGCGTCCAACATGCGCCGCCAGGAGCTGATCTTCGCGCTGCTTCAGGCGCAGGCCGACGCCAAGGGCGACATCTACGGCGAGGGGGTGCTGGAGACGCTGCCCGACGGCTTCGGGTTCCTCCGCGCGCCCGACTACAACTACCTGCCGGGCCCCGACGACATCTACGTCTCGCCCTCGCAGATCCGCCGCTTCCAGCTCCGCACCGGCGACACCGTCAGCGGACAGATCCGGCCACCGAAGGACTCGGAGCGCTACTTCGCGCTGCTCAAGGTCGAGGATCTCAACATGGAGCCGCCGGATGCGGCGCGCGACAAGATCCTCTTCGACAACCTGACCCCGCTCTACCCCAACGAGCGCCTCAACCTCGAGCACGATCAGAAGAACCACTCGACCCGCATCATCGACCTGCTGGTGCCGATCGGCAAAGGCCAGCGCTGCCTGATCGTCTCGCCGCCGCGCGCCGGCAAGACCGTGCTGCTGCAGAACATCGCCAACGCGATCACCCATAACCACCCCGAGGTGGTGCTGATCGTGCTGCTGATCGACGAGCGCCCGGAAGAGGTGACCGACATGCAGCGCTCGGTCAAGGGCGAGGTCATCAGCTCGACCTTCGATGAGCCTGCCTCGCGCCACGTCCAGGTCGCCGAGATGGTGATCGAAAAGGCCAAGCGCCTGGTCGAACACCGCAAGGACGTCGTGATCCTGCTCGACTCGATCACCCGCCTGGCGCGCGCCTACAACACGGTCGTGCCGCCCTCCGGAAAGATCCTCTCGGGCGGCGTGGACAGCAATGCGCTGCATAAGCCCAAGCGCTTCTTCGGCGCGGCGCGCAACATCGAGGAGGGCGGTAGCCTGACGATCATCGGCACCGCGCTGGTCGATACCGGATCACGCATGGACGAGGTGATCTTCGAGGAGTTCAAGGGCACGGGCAACAGCGAGATCCATCTCGACCGCAAGCTGATGGAGAAGCGCATCTTCCCCTGCCTCGACATCAACAAGTCGAGCACCCGCAAGGAGGAGCTGCTGCTCCAGCTCTCCGTCCTGCACCGCGTCTGGATCCTCCGTCAGCTGCTCCATCCGCTCAACGTGATCGATTCGATGGAGTTCCTGCTCGACAAGGTTTCCAAGACCCAGACGAACCAAGAGTTCCTCGACTCGATGAGTGGCTAG
- the rpmE gene encoding 50S ribosomal protein L31: MKRGIHPSYQPASIECACGNLVQTYSTRGSFRIEICSNCHPFYTGKQKLVDAAGRVERFNRKYGRAKAEPEAAEQ; this comes from the coding sequence ATGAAGCGGGGAATCCACCCGTCCTACCAGCCGGCGAGCATCGAATGCGCGTGCGGCAACCTGGTGCAGACCTACTCGACGCGTGGCTCGTTCCGCATCGAGATCTGCTCGAACTGCCATCCCTTCTACACCGGGAAGCAGAAGCTCGTGGACGCCGCGGGCCGCGTCGAGCGGTTCAACCGCAAGTACGGGCGCGCCAAGGCCGAGCCAGAGGCAGCCGAGCAGTAG